A single Clostridia bacterium DNA region contains:
- a CDS encoding ATP-binding cassette domain-containing protein translates to MLSIQNISMRFGARILFEDVTCTFLAGRRYAITGPNGAGKSTLMKIL, encoded by the coding sequence TTGCTTTCCATTCAAAACATCTCCATGCGCTTCGGCGCCAGAATTCTGTTCGAAGACGTCACCTGCACCTTTCTTGCGGGCAGGCGCTATGCCATTACGGGCCCCAACGGTGCTGGTAAATCGACCCTGATGAAAATCCTC